Proteins from a genomic interval of Plasmodium berghei ANKA genome assembly, chromosome: 6:
- a CDS encoding ribonucleoside-diphosphate reductase large subunit, putative — protein MNDNIKRLPSSSEGDQLKKTDSGKIFDDGIKRTPSGKPIQTMYVLNRKGEEEDVSFDQILKRIQRLSYGLHELVDPARVTQGVINGMYSGIKTCELDELAAQTCAYMATTHPDFSILAARITTDNLHKSTNDDIGKVAEALYTYKDIRGRSASLISKEVYDFIMEHKDRLNKEIDYTRDFNYDYFGFKTLERSYLLRINNKIIERPQHLLMRVSIGIHIDDLEKALETYHLMSQKYFTHATPTLFNSGTPRPQMSSCFLLSMKSDSIEGIFETLKQCALISKTAGGIGVAVQDIRGQNSYIRGTNGISNGLVPMLRVFNDTARYVDQGGGKRKGSFAVYIEPWHSDIFEFLDLRKNHGKEELRARDLFYAIWVPDLFMKRVKENKNWTLMCPNECPGLSESWGDEFEKLYTKYEEENLGKKTVLAQDLWFAILQSQIETGVPYMLYKDACNSKSNQKNLGTIKCSNLCCEIIEYTSPDEVAVCNLASIALCKFVDREKKEFNFKKLYDITKIITRNLDKIIERNYYPIKEAEKSNKRHRPIGIGVQGLADTFMLLRYPYESDEAKELNKRIFETMYYAALEMSVELAQVHGPYESYKGSPASQGILQFDMWNAKVDNKYWDWDLLKKKISIHGLRNSLLLAPMPTASTSQILGNNESFEPYTSNIYYRRVLSGEFFVVNPHLLKDLFDRGLWDEDMKQQLIAHNGSVQYISEIPNDLKELYKTVWEIKQKNIIDMAADRGVFIDQSQSLNIYIQKPTFAKLSSMHFYGWEKGLKTGAYYLRTQAATDAIKFTVDTQVAKNAEKLKNAEGATITREVSRETISTESTVTQNACPLRRNNDEPCLMCSG, from the exons atGAATGATAACATAAAACGTTTACCTTCATCCTCTGAGGGGGatcaattaaaaaaaacagattcaggaaaaatatttgatgATGGAATTAAAAGAACTCCATCTGGAAAACCAATACAAACTATGTATGTCTTAAATAGAAAAGGTGAAGAAGAAGATGTATCATTTGatcaaatattaaaaaggaTACAAAGGTTGTCTTATGGGCTTCATGAATTAGTTGACCCCGCTCGAGTAACGCAAGGAGTTATAAATGGAATGTATAGTGGAATAAAAACATGTGAATTAGATGAATTAGCTGCACAAACATGTGCATATATGGCTACTACACATCCAGACTTTTCTATTTTAGCGGCTCGAATAACAACTGATAATTTACATAAAAGCACAAATGATGATATTGGAAAAGTTGCTGAAGCCttatatacttataaaGATATTAGAGGTAGATCGGCTAGTCTTATAAGTAAAGAAGTATATGATTTTATTATGGAACATAAAGATCgtttaaataaagaaatagaTTATACAAGGGATTTTAATTATGATTATTTTGGATTTAAAACTTTAGAAcgatcatatttattacgaattaataataaaattattgaaCGTCCTCAACATTTATTAATGAGAGTGTCAATTGGAATTCATATAGATGATCTTGAAAAAGCTTTAGAAACATATCATTTAATGtctcaaaaatatttcacaCATGCTACACCcacattatttaattcagGAACCCCACGACCGCAAATGTCATCTTGTTTTCTATTATCTATGAAATCAGATTCTATTGAAGGTATATTTGAAACATTAAAACAATGTGCTTTGATTAGTAAAACAGCAGGCGGCATAGGAGTTGCTGTACAAGATATAAGAGGTCAGAATTCTTATATTAGAGGAACTAATGGTATATCAAATGGTTTAGTTCCAATGTTAAGGGTTTTTAATGATACGGCAAGGTATGTAGATCAAGGTGGAGGGAAAAGAAAAGGATCTTTTGCAGTATATATAGAGCCATGGCATTCAgatatttttgaatttttagatttaagaaaaaatcaTGGTAAAGAAGAATTAAGAGCTCGagatttattttatgcTATTTGGGTACCtgatttatttatgaaaagagtaaaagaaaataaaaactgGACTTTAATGTGTCCTAATGAATGTCCAGGTTTAAGTGAATCTTGGGGAGACGAATTTGAAAAgttatatacaaaatatgaagaagaaaatttaggaaaaaaaacagtCCTTGCACAAGATTTATGGTTTGCTATATTACAAAGTCAAATTGAAACTGGTGTACcatatatgttatataaaGATGCATGCAATTCTAAATctaatcaaaaaaatttaggAACAATTAAATGTAGTAACTTATGTTGTGAAATAATTGAATACACCTCACCTGATGAAGTAGCTGTTTGTAATTTGGCTTCAATTGCATTATGTAAATTTGTTGatagagaaaaaaaagaatttaattttaaaaaattatatgatattactaaaattattactagaaatttagataaaattattgaaaGAAATTATTACCCAATTAAAGAAGCtgaaaaatcaaataaaaggCATCGACCTATTGGAATAGGAGTACAAGGATTAGCAGATACATTTATGCTTTTAAGATATCCATATGAATCTGACGAAGCtaaagaattaaataaaagaatatttGAGACAATGTATTATGCGGCTTTAGAAATGTCTGTTGAATTAGCACAAGTACATGGTCCATATGAATCATATAAGGGTAGTCCAGCAAGCCAAGGAATATTACAATTTGATATGTGGAATGCAAAAGtagataataaatattggGATTGggatttattaaaaaaaaaaataagcataCATGGATTAAGAAATTCACTTCTTTTAGCACCTATGCCAACAGCTTCAACTTCACAAATTTTGGGAAATAATGAATCTTTTGAACCATATACAAGTAACATTTACTATAGACGTGTATTAAGTGGTGAATTCTTTGTTGTAAATCCTCATTTGTTAAAAGATCTTTTTGATAGAGGTTTGTGGGATGAAGATATGAAACAACAATTAATTGCTCACAATGGAAGTGTCCAATATATTAGCGAAATACCTAACGACTTGAAAGAATTGTATAAAACTGTTTGGGAAATCAAGCAAAAGAATATTATTGACATGGCCGCTGACCGGGGTGTCTTCATTGATCAG TCTCAGTCACTAAACATCTATATACAAAAGCCTACATTCGCAAAATTATCCAGTATGCATTTTTATGGTTGGGAAAAGGGTCTAAAAACCGGAGCATACTACTTAAGAACTCAAGCAGCAACAGACGCTATTAAATTTACAGTTGACACACAAGTAGCAAAAAATGCagaaaaattgaaaaatgcAGAAGGTGCAACTATTACTAGAGAAGTTTCAAGAGAGACAATTTCAACTGAATCGACTGTTACACAAAATGCATGTCCTTTACGTCGTAATAATGACGAACCATGTTTAATGTGCTCAGGTTAA